DNA from Vibrio alfacsensis:
ACATTGAACAAGCATTGGCAACCATGTCAGAAGCAATAGCATCTGATTGAGATTGCTGTGTATAATGTGATCGTTTTGGCGTGAACGCACTCTTAAAGGATCGGTTGTTGGCGGTTTTTATACTATGCTGCTAATTACTTAGAGTGCTTTTTGACTCGTTTAGCTCAGATGCAAAAAAAGTAGTACCTTTTGCATTGCACCGCTAGCTAAATAATTACAACTACAAATTAAATAAGGAAAATAAAAATGGCTAAGGGCAATCTCTACAAGACCCATTCCTAAATGCGCTACGTCGTGAGCGTATCCCGGTATCTATCTACCTTGTGAACGGTATTAAACTTCAAGGTCAGATCGAATCATTCGATCAGTTCGTGATCCTATTGAAAAACACTGTAAACCAAATGGTGTACAAGCACGCAATCTCTACAGTTGTTCCGGCTCGTCCAGTGAGCCACCACAGTGGTGATCGTCCTCAAGGTGATCGTCCACAAGAAAAATCTGAAGATTAATTCTTCATTTAGTATTTCTACAATAAGGAGTTGATTGCTTGTTTGACCGTTATGAATCCGGTGAGCGAGCCGTACTTGTTCATATCAACTTCACGCAAGAAGGTGAATGGGAAGATCTGGCTGAATTTGAAATGCTAGTTTCCTCCGCTGGGGTTGATGCGCTGCAAGTTGTGACTGGTAGCCGTCAATCCCCACACCCGAAATACTATGTCGGAGAGGGTAAAGCACAAGAAATTGCATCGACGGTGCAATTAACGGGTGCTGAAATTGTGATTTTTAATCACTCCCTCTCTCCTGCCCAAGAACGTAACCTCGAAGCACTGTGCCAATGTCGAGTTCTCGACCGCACTGGTCTTATTCTCGATATCTTTGCTCAACGAGCTCGAACGCACGAAGGTAAGCTACAAGTAGAGTTGGCTCAACTTCGTCATATTTCTACTCGTTTGATTCGCGGTTGGACACACCTTGAAAGGCAGAAAGGCGGTATTGGTTTACGTGGTCCAGGTGAAACTCAGCTGGAAACCGACCGTCGACTATTGCGTGAGAGAATTAAATCGATACTTCGTCGCTTAGAAAAAGTAGCGAAGCAACGTGAACAGGGACGCCGTGCCCGAAATCGAGCAGAAATTCCAACGGTTTCTCTCGTAGGCTACACCAACGCGGGTAAGTCGACACTCTTCAACCGTATAACTGAAGCGGGTGTGTACGCAGCTGATCAGCTATTTGCTACTCTTGATCCTACTTTACGTAAAATAGAGTTAGCAGATGTAGGCCCTGCAATTCTCGCAGATACCGTTGGTTTTATTCGACATTTACCACATGACTTGGTGGCAGCTTTTAAAGCGACCCTACAAGAGACGCAAGAAGCTGACATTTTGTTACATGTTGTTGATGCCAGTGATGAACGTTTTCGTGAGAATATTCAAGCTGTTCATGAAGTATTAGAAGAGATCGACGCACATGAAGTGCCAAGTCTCGTCGTCATGAATAAGATTGACAATCTAGATGAGCAGAAACCACGCATTGAGCGCGACGAAGAAGGCGCGCCCCGTGCAGTTTGGATTTCCGCCA
Protein-coding regions in this window:
- the hflX gene encoding ribosome rescue GTPase HflX — translated: MFDRYESGERAVLVHINFTQEGEWEDLAEFEMLVSSAGVDALQVVTGSRQSPHPKYYVGEGKAQEIASTVQLTGAEIVIFNHSLSPAQERNLEALCQCRVLDRTGLILDIFAQRARTHEGKLQVELAQLRHISTRLIRGWTHLERQKGGIGLRGPGETQLETDRRLLRERIKSILRRLEKVAKQREQGRRARNRAEIPTVSLVGYTNAGKSTLFNRITEAGVYAADQLFATLDPTLRKIELADVGPAILADTVGFIRHLPHDLVAAFKATLQETQEADILLHVVDASDERFRENIQAVHEVLEEIDAHEVPSLVVMNKIDNLDEQKPRIERDEEGAPRAVWISAMDGIGIDLLFDALTERLASQMVEHQLRIPPQYQGRFRSTFFQMKCIQREEYDQDGNLLIAIRMQQVDWSRLEKREGAVLTGFIVT